A genome region from Tolypothrix sp. PCC 7712 includes the following:
- the bchM gene encoding magnesium protoporphyrin IX methyltransferase: MNAADDKTIVREYFNSTGFDRWKRIYGDGEVNKVQLDIRNGHQQTVDTVIGWLKADNNLATLSICDAGCGVGSLSIPLAAEGAKVYASDISEKMVTEGKERALEALGSSENPTFAVQDLESLSGSYHTVICLDVLIHYPQDKADEMISHLCSLAQSRLILSFAPKTCALTLLKKIGSFFPGPSKTTRAYLHREADVIKILETNGFAVQRKSLTKTRFYFSRLLEATRV, encoded by the coding sequence ATGAACGCAGCCGACGATAAAACGATTGTTCGTGAGTATTTTAATTCCACAGGGTTTGACCGATGGAAGCGGATTTATGGCGATGGCGAAGTTAACAAAGTCCAGCTAGACATCCGCAATGGACATCAACAAACAGTGGATACAGTAATCGGCTGGTTAAAAGCTGATAACAATTTAGCAACCTTGTCAATTTGCGATGCTGGGTGTGGTGTAGGTAGTCTCAGCATTCCTTTGGCAGCAGAAGGTGCTAAAGTCTACGCCAGTGATATCTCTGAAAAAATGGTAACAGAAGGCAAGGAGAGAGCCTTAGAAGCTTTGGGAAGTTCTGAAAATCCTACCTTCGCTGTGCAAGATTTAGAATCCTTAAGTGGTAGTTACCATACTGTGATTTGTTTGGATGTTCTCATTCATTATCCTCAAGATAAAGCCGATGAGATGATTTCTCATTTATGCTCATTAGCACAATCACGGTTAATTTTGAGCTTTGCACCTAAAACCTGTGCGTTGACTCTACTTAAGAAAATTGGTAGCTTCTTTCCCGGCCCCAGTAAGACAACTCGCGCCTATTTGCACCGCGAAGCTGATGTCATCAAAATTTTAGAAACTAACGGCTTTGCTGTACAGAGAAAATCCTTAACTAAGACTCGCTTTTACTTCTCACGTCTCTTAGAAGCGACACGTGTTTAA
- a CDS encoding DUF423 domain-containing protein: MTQIFLSIAAILGGLSVAGGAFGAHALREKISERSLEIFDTGTRYQMYHALALLIVALLLSRTESPPATLVASGWLFIIGIAIFSGSLYALSLTGVKSLGAIAPIGGAAFIAGWGALAIAAWGLKF; encoded by the coding sequence ATGACGCAGATTTTTTTAAGCATAGCTGCCATTTTAGGCGGTTTATCTGTTGCCGGCGGAGCCTTTGGTGCCCATGCTTTAAGGGAAAAAATTAGTGAGCGATCGCTCGAAATTTTTGACACTGGCACTCGTTACCAAATGTACCACGCTCTAGCACTGTTAATAGTAGCGCTGCTACTGAGTCGTACCGAGTCACCGCCAGCCACTCTTGTAGCAAGTGGTTGGCTGTTTATTATTGGTATTGCTATTTTCTCAGGAAGTCTGTACGCCCTGAGCTTGACTGGTGTGAAATCTTTAGGCGCGATCGCACCTATCGGAGGCGCAGCTTTTATCGCTGGTTGGGGTGCATTAGCGATCGCTGCTTGGGGTTTGAAATTTTAG
- a CDS encoding DUF6717 family protein, translating into MANSLMVIYPYRISQTWVFDDEYMGLAQEPFISGTPEIVDTLVQDVAHVDEGFKLVFSAYPFPGYQVELFWLRVENNGHWYSWSKKKMQGWLCPALLNYFNQPPNKIYCKAESLYS; encoded by the coding sequence ATGGCAAACTCATTAATGGTGATTTATCCATATCGAATATCTCAAACATGGGTATTTGATGATGAATATATGGGATTAGCCCAAGAACCATTTATCAGTGGTACACCTGAAATAGTTGATACTCTAGTTCAAGATGTAGCTCATGTTGATGAAGGTTTCAAACTGGTATTTTCTGCTTATCCTTTCCCTGGTTATCAAGTAGAACTATTTTGGTTAAGAGTAGAAAATAACGGTCACTGGTATTCTTGGAGTAAGAAAAAGATGCAAGGTTGGCTATGTCCAGCGCTGTTAAATTACTTTAACCAACCTCCAAATAAAATATATTGCAAAGCTGAAAGTCTTTATTCGTAG